The nucleotide window AATATTGGAAAAATCCTTGTTAGCGAAGGAGATAGAATTGAATTCACTTCTAATAGTAAAAGACTAGGTGTTACAAATGGTCTACAGGGAACATTAATAGCAGCTTCAGAAAATTTATTGAGTGTTTTGATAAAAGAGGGGAAGACTGAGCGAGTTGTAGAGTTTGACCCTAAAGATTATAATAGCTTCAAACATGGCTATGCTACTACATATTTTCGATCCCAGGGTAAAACAGTTGATAGAGCCTACGTTTTGCATTCTCATTATGCAAATAAAGAAATGTTCTATGTTAATTTAACTAGACATGTCAACAATGCTTATTTATTCGTTTCTAAATCTTCACTTAATTACTTTACTTATTTAAAAGCAAAAGCTCAGGGTTATAAACAAAATTATAATATTTTTGAAAAATTAAACAATTCATTTAATGATAAGAATACCAAAGATTATATAGATAATATAATTGATCAAACTAATCAAGCTTCAGCCATAAAAAACACTCTTAATTATACAACAAAGGGACAGATCGAAAAATTAGAAAGCGATTTACTTATAAAGGATTTAAAGCAGTCTAGTTCAATATTTGATAAGCTCAAAGGTCATGCATTAGATTATGCCAATAAAACGAAAAATAAATTAGATGCAATATTAAAGGACGGATATGTAGAAAAAGCAGATAAAGCATTTTACAGCCCTAATTTAAACGATTCAAATAATCATATAAACTTAAAAGAATCTTTTCGTATATACAATCAATCTTTCAGTAATAATTTTAGTTCTAGTATAAATTGGGACAATTTACCTAATGAGAAACAAAAATTAATCAGAGATTATTTTCAAAACAAAAATTTACTAAATGAAAAAACATTAAATAATGAAGTTAAATCTAGTAATACAACCATATTGTTAAATCAGCAAAATATAGCTATAGATTTACTTAATAAATTTAAAGCAAAAGATTTAAATTTATTATTGGGTGAAGCAACGGTTAATGAGTTAAGAAATTACAAAAATGGTAATAAAACTCATGATTTGAACATTAAACCTAAAAGAAAATTCATCGATGATAAATTAAATAAAATTGATAATTATAGAAAGGTTTCAGCTGAAGCAAATTTGTTTTATTCAATTTCTTCATCAGAATTAAAAAATGAAACGGAAGGTAAAAGCCCAACGTATTTTGCCTGGCAAGCATCTTGTAGCAAACGAAATAAATTAGCTTATGAAATTATTAACTCTTTTAAAAGCAAAGACCTTATCAAAGAATTAGGTATAAACAATTATAATAGAATTATTGAGCAATCTAATAGATACGAAACCTTACTGCGCAGAAAAGAAAATAATTTGTTAAGTTTAGAAGACTCTCTAAAAAATAACATCGAAGGTTTATTATACAGGCTGTTTCCAGAGGGACCTTCAAGAAAAAGTCGAAATAGTTTGAGATTTGGATCTAAAGGTTCTCTTGTAGTTTCTTGTGAGGGCGATAAAAAGGGAAGTTATTTTAATTTCGAAAATGGAACTGGGGGAGGCCCTTTAAGATTAATTCAAGAAGCTCTTAATTTTAATCTTGAAGATGCAAAAGCTTGGGCTAATTCATTTTTAGGAGAATCCAACAACAAATTTATTCCATCAACTTTTAAAACCAGCAAAAAATATTCAAATACGGATAATTGGATATCAATTAAACCTAATGGCAATTGCAAAAAAACTCCGTCTTTTAAAGAACTATCTAAGCTTTCATTGTATTATAATGAAACAGCTAGATATACCTATAAAAATGAAATGGGTGAAACTCTTTTTTATATTTTAAGATTAATTAGTAAAGAAGATAACTTAAAAAAAATATTTTTGCCATTAAGTTTTGGTATAGATAAATCTAATTCTTCTCCTACTTGGTCGTTTAAAGCGTATCAAACTACTAACAAGCCTCTATATAATTTAAATTTACTAACTGAACATCCAAATTATAAAGTCTTATTGGTTGAAGGGGAAAAAACGGCTGATGCGGCAAATGCTTTATTATTATCAAAAGGAATAATCTGTTTAACTTGGTCGGGTGGGGCTTCAGCTGTTTCTAAAAGCAATTGGAAGGTTCTAGAAAATAGAGATGTTGTAATTTGGCCTGATAATGACAAAGCTGGTTTTAATGCCTCGAAATCTCTAGTTTCGGAGTTAAGAAAAATAAATTGTAAGTCAATAGCTTGCGTTGATGAAACTTCTTTGAAGCTATTTCCAAATAAGTGGGATCTTGCTGATAAATTACCGAAAAACATTGAACCCAGTGTCATCAAAGATATAGTACTCAATGCAAAGCAGAAATCTACAGGTGTTGAATCACTTCTACATTTACTAGGAAAATCTAATGATTGTTCTATTGATGAAAAAAAATTAATGAAACAAATTATTGGCAATGTAGAAAACAGATTATGGGATTCTCTTGAAATAAAATTAGAAGGCAGTATCCCAAACATAAGGGATACTATTACAAACGAAGCTTTTAAAATATTATCTAAATGGAATGAGCAAACTAAAGAATTTTTAAGTTCTTCCAACTGTTCTAAAGAAATAATTGAAGCATATGTTAATAAAATGGCTGTTATTGAATCGCAATATGGATCAGATAATTTTATTAAACAAGAATTCACTAAATTTTCCAGTAATATATTTAGCAAAGCT belongs to Candidatus Rubidus massiliensis and includes:
- a CDS encoding conjugal transfer relaxase TraA, with translation MAIDFVRIQYVKRSCGQNACAKSAYISREKIHFQGNNFQTSKTYDWSYREDVLYKEIILPKNVNVEFAKSEKLWNLSEAKENRKNSQTAIEGVFALPDDLQVSLDDKIALLKSFVQEHFVSKGLAAEIAIHPPDKKLELNPVTGEIENLSHNWHAHALFTTRRFKENGEDLEDKKARDLFPDVRNGKVISGTCWHKLWGEHQNKYFIDNGMSLRVDPNGIVSQIHLGPKRLRGQSFELFEKNENLINQNQEKIKNPSSILNHLIKHKNIFSEDDIRSLLGKFSEQSNSNLVTEVISLPNVVKLFEYNGEEQNNVTQFYTTLEVLAEEKHCFYLADKIFKKDNFKLNEYIVPEGLNLEQRNAFDNIVKGKQINFIEGHAGTGKSYLLAALKKIYETNGYTVRALGPDSATAEVLKSKGFNSSSNVYKFLFDIKKNETSNSQSNYWRALSLSKGRLKFNKSSQIKEFEINNGKEVWFIDESTKLGNEPFLQILKMADKYNAKLVFAGGALQMLPVERGAMFQSLTKKYGSEKLENIQRQNEGCQREISNFLAKGDFAKAINKLSEKEKIIWIDDIQRGNEAGELFSNKYKIYFELVNQWAKDQLKYPSESYIITACTNSEVRILNELAREVRKEKGEVSSKEYECTVKNIGKILVSEGDRIEFTSNSKRLGVTNGLQGTLIAASENLLSVLIKEGKTERVVEFDPKDYNSFKHGYATTYFRSQGKTVDRAYVLHSHYANKEMFYVNLTRHVNNAYLFVSKSSLNYFTYLKAKAQGYKQNYNIFEKLNNSFNDKNTKDYIDNIIDQTNQASAIKNTLNYTTKGQIEKLESDLLIKDLKQSSSIFDKLKGHALDYANKTKNKLDAILKDGYVEKADKAFYSPNLNDSNNHINLKESFRIYNQSFSNNFSSSINWDNLPNEKQKLIRDYFQNKNLLNEKTLNNEVKSSNTTILLNQQNIAIDLLNKFKAKDLNLLLGEATVNELRNYKNGNKTHDLNIKPKRKFIDDKLNKIDNYRKVSAEANLFYSISSSELKNETEGKSPTYFAWQASCSKRNKLAYEIINSFKSKDLIKELGINNYNRIIEQSNRYETLLRRKENNLLSLEDSLKNNIEGLLYRLFPEGPSRKSRNSLRFGSKGSLVVSCEGDKKGSYFNFENGTGGGPLRLIQEALNFNLEDAKAWANSFLGESNNKFIPSTFKTSKKYSNTDNWISIKPNGNCKKTPSFKELSKLSLYYNETARYTYKNEMGETLFYILRLISKEDNLKKIFLPLSFGIDKSNSSPTWSFKAYQTTNKPLYNLNLLTEHPNYKVLLVEGEKTADAANALLLSKGIICLTWSGGASAVSKSNWKVLENRDVVIWPDNDKAGFNASKSLVSELRKINCKSIACVDETSLKLFPNKWDLADKLPKNIEPSVIKDIVLNAKQKSTGVESLLHLLGKSNDCSIDEKKLMKQIIGNVENRLWDSLEIKLEGSIPNIRDTITNEAFKILSKWNEQTKEFLSSSNCSKEIIEAYVNKMAVIESQYGSDNFIKQEFTKFSSNIFSKAELNNNENKPHIENKNVNRKEAEKNNELII